A window of the Zeugodacus cucurbitae isolate PBARC_wt_2022May chromosome 4, idZeuCucr1.2, whole genome shotgun sequence genome harbors these coding sequences:
- the LOC105211297 gene encoding protein PBDC1: protein MEMLQGASLLSRPAEEFGNDELVEEMWALKAMDHAEVYFNLLTSVHPSCLHLTPYDDQIYQVFREDFPDLKLELITDDVLKSDDAKIRWRLFAEKFNKLEDYAYGTLIRADASKEFSPENSLLVVRIQFLAIEIARNREGLNDEVHRKCRPPPRTADAVSLVPEEMHDA, encoded by the exons ATGGAAATGCTG cAAGGAGCCTCATTATTGTCTCGTCCCGCCGAAGAATTCGGCAATGATGAACTCGTTGAGGAGATGTGGGCTTTAAAGGCAATGGATCATGCTGAAGTTTATTTCAAT ctTCTCACTAGCGTGCACCCCTCATGTCTGCACCTTACCCCATATGATGATCAAATATATCAAGTATTTCGGGAGGATTTTCCTGATCTGAAATTGGAACTCATAACGGATGACGTCCTTAAATCAGACGATGCCAAAATTCGCTGGCGCTTGTTTGCAgagaaattcaataaattggAAGATTACGCATATGGAACATTAATACGTGCCGATGCATCAAAAGAATTTTCACCAGAAAATTCTCTTCTTGTTGTACGTATACAGTTTTTAGCTATAGAAATTGCTCGTAATCGAGAAGGACTAAACGACGAAGTACATCGCAAATGTCGACCTCCACCACGAACTGCAGATGCAGTAAGCTTGGTTCCAGAAGAAATGCACGATGCGTAG
- the LOC105211378 gene encoding 60S ribosomal protein L26, whose product MKQNKFVTSSRRKNRKRHFQAPSHIRRRLMSAPLSKELRQKYNVRSMPIRKDDEVQVVRGHFKGNQVGKVVQSYRKKFVVYVEKIQRENANGTNVYVGIHPSNCLIVKLKLDKDRKSILDRRGKGRMAALGKDKGKYTEETAAQPMETA is encoded by the coding sequence atgaaacaaaacaaatttgtcaCTTCTTCGCGCAGGAAGAATCGTAAGCGCCACTTCCAGGCTCCCTCACACATTCGTCGTCGCTTGATGTCGGCTCCACTTTCGAAGGAGTTGCGCCAGAAGTACAATGTCCGCTCTATGCCCATTCGTAAGGATGATGAAGTGCAAGTAGTCCGTGGTCACTTCAAAGGCAATCAGGTTGGCAAAGTGGTGCAGTCGTATCGTAAGAAATTCGTTGTATACGTTGAAAAAATTCAACGGGAAAACGCAAACGGTACTAATGTTTATGTTGGCATTCACCCTTCCAATTGCTTGATTGTCAAATTAAAGTTGGACAAGGACCGTAAATCAATTTTGGACCGCCGTGGCAAAGGACGCATGGCTGCATTGGGCAAAGATAAGGGAAAATACACCGAGGAAACTGCTGCACAACCAATGGAAACGGCATAA